In a single window of the Drosophila albomicans strain 15112-1751.03 chromosome 3, ASM965048v2, whole genome shotgun sequence genome:
- the LOC117570466 gene encoding larval cuticle protein 65Ag1-like has product MKFPIVFVVIVAVAMASSVQEETITNESQVSPEGYTFNVATNNGFEHSAEGKIENENTEHGSLAVHGHFKYVGDDGVTYEVRYIADENGFQPIGAHIPQPLDD; this is encoded by the exons atgaaatttcCTATCGTCTTTGTCGTAatcgtcgcagtcgcaatgGCATCATCTGTTCAAGAAGAAACCATCACAAACGAATCCCAAGTTTCACCCGAGGGCTACACATTCAA cgTGGCAACAAATAATGGATTTGAACATAGTGCAGAAggtaaaattgaaaatgagaaCACAGAGCATGGAAGTCTCGCTGTTCACGgacatttcaaatatgttgGTGACGATGGAGTGACCTACGAAGTCAGATATATTGCCGATGAGAACGGTTTCCAGCCCATCGGTGCTCACATTCCCCAACCTTTAGATGATTAG
- the LOC117570357 gene encoding larval cuticle protein 65Ag1-like: MKFLIVFVAICAVALAIPTNNVETLKYDSDVQPDGYKFSVETSDGTKRDEVGVLNNPNTDHESLAVSGNVKYIGDDGVTYDLSYTADENGFHPSGAHLPQAS; this comes from the coding sequence ATGAAGTTCCTCATCGTCTTTGTCGCCATCTGCGCTGTTGCCCTGGCAATTCCCACCAATAATGTGGAAACCCTGAAGTACGATTCCGATGTTCAACCCGATGGCTACAAATTCTCTGTGGAAACTTCTGATGGTACAAAACGTGACGAAGTAGGTGTCCTGAACAACCCGAACACCGATCACGAGTCTCTGGCTGTGTCCGGAAATGTGAAGTACATCGGCGATGATGGAGTGACCTACGATCTTTCCTATACTGCCGATGAGAACGGTTTCCATCCTTCCGGTGCTCATTTGCCTCAGGCTtcgtaa
- the LOC117568239 gene encoding serine/threonine-protein phosphatase 6 regulatory subunit 3, which produces MFWDKGYAPSANIEALLEKENSTVEEFLDEEEILQECKTPKKNLVNYLTRPEVIRRLVELITTEPSEDVPLAQRFRYANMSCEILTLGLPSLDEKLLSDANTLQLLYSYLEKEPPLNPLLSSFFSKTFSMLFTKKPEQDWFLYQQMCLQLLEYIKMQTNFLDLICKHFDTPVIPDLIMQMMKLIDGGQLKRNLYEWLTEDKIVERLIAILRNPQETDKHANVADFFCDLINQGRLMRQTEQENDSFEPAFDGSNPILRNIESVQTIEALLNVILEPNALESAILSGISVVLTLIKPIKFTDEPNSDRQRLLQKREREFHLEVQETVITVMAPRLKEFVHVLKNPPAKPSLETTAAVLTPPFGKTRLQVCRVFTALLETKHETIQQAICATDYFALLLDYFKEYCWNNFLHSEMEKALHLAFYNELSNNNTTSTECTDIYQDDCLFDCLMKSPAAINFSTDVQAKNFANDAKRAEGGNDGKDQTIEAASALESASAEQEATDTDQQNENANANATAEEVETNQENHIKSNDAEGAEAAAAGATDDAQAQPNPSTEGPPAQNDLDKTKTPNNNLPTEMQTYLIVKCQLVSKLVNYWRHNTEAQSAEKGRRLGYMGHLIKILKHITNCISESEHIAALIASNFADESELKLWQSLIDADEGEFTKAVSQQSKLLANCNPHEDNEYSAGNSKDFLGENTWDINTASITNDGYSDLDNTLQDIVFTTDNDQFMFQFGQNIDDDDDDDDENGGSGGDGLGHHGHGMFTKNSITLNNLAADPWEMDVQFADITGASTDVNTDNASTGNWGADFNSDNFADFDAHFSTFGSDLGMPHTQPPPSDASQSTEANDLSAKTNSDEQQRATLNEDDVSMTATIKDDHQAEYDNNANVEKAASDKFNELNDLDTAATAASAATSIVSRLQSVLLAGEEDYEDDEGMWTKPLGGNSSLSAIATDQQPASISNGPSKINEFNHANDNSTSNDARDDSNITAGSEQEQQQQLQQKSDSINAAAAKTFAENATTTT; this is translated from the exons ATGTTTTGGGACAAGGGTTATGCGCCCTCAGCGAACATAGAGGCGCTGCTAGAGAAAGAg AATTCCACGGTGGAGGAATTTCTCGACGAGGAGGAAATACTGCAGGAATGCAAAACGCCAAAAAAGAACCTCGTCAACTATTTAACACGGCCCGAAGTAATTAGACGACTTGTCGAACTAATCACAACGGAACCCTCGGAGGATGTGCCGCTGGCGCAGCGTTTTCGCTATGCAAACATGTCATGTGAGATACTAACACT CGGCCTGCCGTCCCTGGATGAAAAGCTGCTGTCCGATGCGAATACACTGCAGTTGCTGTATTCATATCTGGAAAAGGAACCACCGTTAAATCCATTGCTATCATCGTTTTTTAGCAAAACGTTTAGCATGCTCTTTACCAAAAAGCCTGAACAAGATTGGTTTTTGTATCAACAAATGTGCCTACAACTTTtggaatatattaaaatgcagACGAATTTTTTGgatttaatttgtaaacacTTCGACACACCGGTCATACCtgatttaataatgcaaatgaTGAAGCTCATCGATGGTGGTCAGCTAAAGCGCAACCTATACGAA TGGCTAACTGAAGATAAAATTGTAGAGAGACTGATTGCAATATTGCGTAATCCTCAAGAAACCGATAAACATGCAAATGTTGCGGACTTTTTCTGTGATCTTATTAACCAAGGTCGTCTAATGCGGCAAACCGAACAGGAGAACGATTCATTTGAGCCGGCCTTTGATGGCTCCAATCCCATATTGAGAAATATTGAATCCGTACAGACAATAGAAGCCTTGTTAAATGTGATTTTGGAACCAAACGCTCTAGAGAGCGCCATCTTATCAGGAATATCGGTTGTACTTACGCTAATCAAACCCATAAAGTTCAC TGATGAGCCCAACTCAGATCGCCAGCGTTTGTTGCAGAAACGCGAGCGTGAATTTCATTTGGAAGTGCAGGAGACTGTGATTACAGTGATGGCGCCACGCCTCAAGGAATTTGTGCATGTGCTCAAGAATCCACCAGCg AAACCGAGTTTGGAGACTACGGCAGCGGTGCTGACACCTCCATTTGGTAAGACACGTCTGCAGGTGTGTCGCGTCTTTACCGCATTGTTGGAGACGAAGCACGAGACTATTCAACAGGC TATTTGTGCCACGGACTATTTTGCCTTGCTGCTGGACTATTTCAAGGAATACTGCTGGAATAACTTTTTGCACAGCGAGATGGAGAAGGCATTGCATTTGGCCTTCTATAACGAGTTGTCAAACAACAATACCACCTCAACTGAGTGCACCGACATTTATCAGGATGATTGCCTATTTGATTGCCTAATGAAAAGCCCAGCGGCTATAAACTTCTCGACCGATGTGCAAGCGAAAAATTTCGCAAATGATGCAAAGCGCGCTGAGGGTGGTAATGATGGGAAAGACCAGACAATTGAAGCGGCATCGGCATTAGAATCGGCGTCAGCTGAGCAAGAGGCAACTGACACTGATCAGCAGAATgagaatgcaaatgcaaatgcaacggCTGAAGAAGTGGAGACCAACCAGGAGAACCATATTAAAAGCAATGATGCAGAAGGTGCTGAAGCAGCGGCTGCTGGAGCTACTGATGATGCTCAAGCTCAACCAAATCCGTCGACCGAAGGGCCGCCAGCACAGAATGATTTGGATAAGACTAAGACGCCAAACAATAACCTGCCCACAGAGATGCAAACATAT CTGATTGTCAAATGCCAACTGGTATCCAAATTGGTCAATTACTGGCGTCACAATACAGAAGCGCA ATCTGCCGAAAAGGGTCGACGACTAGGCTATATGGGCCACCTCATCAAAATTCTTAAACATATTACGAATTGTATATCAGAATCTGAACATATCGCTGCCTTGATTGCCTCTAATTTTGCGGATGAGTCGGAGCTAAAGCTTTGGCAATCGCTGATCGATGCCGATGAAGGTGAATTCACGAAAGCAGTGTCACAACAGAGTAAACTGTTGGCCAACTGCAATCCACACGAGGACAATGAGTACAGTGCTGGCAACTCGAAAGATTTTCTGGGCGAAAACACTTGGGATATTAATACAGCATCGATCACTAATGATGGTTATAGCGATCTGGATAACACACTGCAGGACATTGTATTTACCACGGACAACGATCAGTTTATGTTTCAATTTGGCCAGAATatcgacgatgatgacgacgatgatgatgagaacGGTGGCAGTGGTGGCGATGGTCTCGGCCATCATGGTCATGGTATGTTTACTAAGAATTCCATCACCCTCAACAATCTGGCGGCTGATCCCTGGGAGATGGACGTACAGTTTGCTGATATTACTGGTGCCTCTACGGACGTGAATACTGATAATGCCAGTACTGGTAATTGGGGAGCTGACTTCAACAGTGACAACTTCGCCGACTTCGATGCGCATTTCAGCACCTTTGGCAGTGATTTGGGCATGCCGCATACACAACCCCCTCCTTCCGATGCATCACAATCGACCGAAGCCAACGATCTATCCGCCAAGACTAATAGCGATGAACAGCAACGGGCAACGCTTAACGAGGACGATGTGTCCATGACTGCAACCATAAAAGACGACCACCAGGCAGAGTATGACAACAATGCCAATGTGGAGAAAGCCGCCAGCGATAAGTTTAACGAGCTAAACGATCTCGAcactgctgcaacagcagcttcgGCTGCCACATCCATCGTTAGTAGGTTGCAATCGGTGCTGCTCGCTGGCGAGGAGGACTACGAAGATGATGAAGGCATGTGGACAAAGCCATTGGGTGGCAATAGTAGTCTATCTGCGATTGCAACCGATCAACAGCCtgcttcaatttcaaatggACCCagtaaaattaatgaatt caatcatgccaacgacaacagcacCAGTAACGATGCTCGCGACGATAGCAACATCACAGCCGGATcggagcaggagcaacagcagcagctgcagcagaagTCTGATAGTATAAACGCAGCGGCTGCTAAAACCTTTGCTGAAaatgcaacaacgacaacataa
- the LOC117571183 gene encoding methyltransferase-like protein 22 → MYTVRSEIYSETNYQPVDSGGGNLVSQFRFRYPDEDSKSDVTVVDKDGDLDVQRVRRGIIQLEHSGATEIKLVGLQVWRGALLLADYLFAKRQDFNSKTIMELGAGVGLTSITAAIHGHGQVYCTDVNLGKILELIQSNVLRNAKLLRGQVSVLEYDFMAPQSQLSEQLIAAIDASDVIMAADVVYDDSLTDAFVRVIEHIFERGQKSGKPKTVYMAMEKRYVFTLEDCDSVAPMYEHFLRQTVRKPWIIENIPLDFAQYFEYERCPQLILMRISSR, encoded by the coding sequence ATGTATACCGTACGATCTGAAATCTATAGTGAGACCAACTACCAGCCCGTGGACAGTGGCGGTGGCAATCTAGTCTCCCAGTTCCGTTTTCGTTATCCCGACGAGGATTCCAAAAGCGATGTCACCGTTGTGGACAAGGATGGCGATCTAGACGTGCAGCGCGTACGCCGTGGAATCATCCAACTCGAACATTCCGGAGCCACAGAAATCAAGCTGGTCGGACTCCAGGTTTGGCGTGGAGCTCTTCTCCTGGCGGATTATCTATTCGCAAAGCGGCAGGACTTTAACTCCAAGACCATTATGGAGCTGGGAGCTGGCGTTGGACTCACCAGCATTACGGCTGCCATtcatggccatggccaagtCTATTGCACTGATGTGAATCTGGGCAAGATTCTGGAGTTAATCCAGAGCAATGTGCTGCGCAATGCAAAGTTGTTGCGAGGTCAAGTGTCTGTTTTGGAATATGACTTTATGGCGCCCCAATCTCAACTCAGCGAGCAGCTAATAGCGGCCATTGATGCCAGCGATGTTATTATGGCAGCTGATGTTGTTTACGATGACAGTTTGACCGATGCTTTTGTCCGGGTTATCGAGCACATCTTTGAGCGTGGCCAAAAGTCAGGAAAGCCAAAGACCGTCTACATGGCGATGGAGAAGCGTTATGTGTTCACTCTGGAGGATTGTGATTCTGTGGCTCCGATGTACGAGCATTTCCTCAGGCAGACGGTAAGGAAACCTTGGATCATAGAGAACATACCACTGGACTTTGCACAGTACTTTGAGTACGAACGGTGTCCACAGCTCATTTTGATGCGCATCAGCAGCCGTTGA
- the LOC117568706 gene encoding all trans-polyprenyl-diphosphate synthase PDSS2-like produces the protein MQRATTLIMQQVLRQRMQCLVSNSRLPVATITQQQQQHRYTATVTSKQATPPPRHDWNRAVSEAERIVGYPTSFLSLRWLLSDEVANVALHLRKLVGSAHPLMKTAKHLLYNGKSTMQAWGLIVLLVSKAGGHAANIPDKEQDKSAGVLHSQRALAEITEMIRISHLVHNSVVNLQSGTQAGQDGTTFDDMSFGNKIGLLMGDYLLGQTNAELANLRNQEVVELISSTVRDFSESEFIGERDEQNNPLPFKPGTFQRPSLAVGVDFNEHDVHAPMSIGQVMGNPEQEWECRNILNAGSLLGKSCQASLKLAQQSEEMQRHAYRFGKHLALAWQACLDAEIFQTPTLPLDAQFSLVSAPVLFHLEHDPSMYALLEKGKQTVEHIDYHKIHKIVIAGPALAKTKELQCKHTAAALTVLQHFPATDARQALENIILAMQDL, from the exons ATGCAACGAGCTACCACGTTGATTATGCAACAGGTGCTGCGTCAAAGGATGCAGTGCCTCGTGTCCAATTCTCGATTACCAGTGGCAACTAtcactcagcagcagcagcagcatcgttaTACGGCTACGGTGACAAGTAAACAAGCAACGCCACCACCGAGACACGACTGGAATCGTGCGGTCAGCGAGGCGGAGCGGATTGTTGGCTATCCCACCTCATTCCTCAGTTTACGCTGGTTACTCAGCGATGAGGTTGCCAATGTGGCGCTGCACTTGCGCAAGCTGGTGGGCAGTGCGCATCCGCTAATGAAGACTGCTAA GCATCTACTATACAATGGCAAGTCCACAATGCAGGCCTGGGGACTGATTGTGCTGCTCGTGTCCAAGGCTGGCGGACATGCTGCTAACATTCCGGATAAGGAGCAGGACAAGAGCGCTGGCGTACTTCACTCGCAACGAGCGCTGGCCGAGATCACTGAAATGATTCGCATCTCCCACCTGGTGCACAAT AGCGTCGTCAACTTGCAATCGGGCACTCAGGCGGGACAGGATGGTACCACCTTCGACGACATGTCCTTTGGCAACAAAATTGGTCTGCTCATGGGCGACTATCTGCTGGGACAAACCAATGCTGAGCTGGCCAATCTGCGCAACCAGGAAGTCGTGGAATTGATTTCCTCCACTGTGCGCGACTTTTCCGAATCGGAATTCATTGGCGAACGCGACGAACAGAATAATCCGCTGCCCTTCAAACCGGGCACTTTCCAGCGTCCTTCGCTCGCCGTTGGCGTCGATTTCAACGAACATGACGTACATGCTCCTATGTCCATTGGCCAGGTGATGGGCAATCCGGAGCAGGAGTGGGAGTGTCGCAATATCCTGAATGCCGGCAGTCTGCTCGGCAAATCCTGTCAGGCATCTCTTAAGTTGGCCCAACAGAGTGAAGAGATGCAACGTCATGCCTATCGCTTTGGAAAGCATCTCGCACTCGCCTGGCAAGCCTGCTTGGATGCTGAAATCTTTCAAACTCCCACCTTACCACTGGACGCACAGTTTAGTTTAGTGAGTGCCCCAGTGCTGTTCCATTTGGAACACGATCCCAGCATGTATGCGCTGCTGGAGAAGGGCAAGCAGACAGTGGAGCACATTGACTATCACAAGATACACAAGATCGTTATAGCCGGCCCAGCGTTAGCCAAGACTAAGGAGCTGCAGTGCAAGCACACGGCAGCGGCGCTCACAGTGCTGCAACATTTCCCGGCGACGGATGCACGACAAGCGCTGGAGAACATCATACTGGCGATGCAGGATTTGTGA
- the LOC117570774 gene encoding all trans-polyprenyl-diphosphate synthase PDSS2, with the protein MQRATTLIMQQVLRQRMQCLVSNSRLPVATFTHHHQQQQHRYTATSTVTSKQATPPPRHDWNRAVSEAERIVGYPTSFLSLRWLLSDEIANVALHLRKLVGSAHPLMKTAKHLLYNGKNTMQAWGLIVLLVSKAGGHAANIPDVEQDKSAGVLHSQRALAEVTEMIRISHLVHNSVVNLQSGTQAGQDGTTFDDMSFGNKIGLLTGDYLLGHSSAELANLRNQEVVELISSAVRDFSESEFIGERDEQNNPLPFKPGTFQRPSLAVGVDFNEHDVLTPMPIGQVMGNPEQEWECRNILNAGSLLGKSCQASLKLAQQSEEMQRHAYRFGKHLALAWQACLDAEIFQTPTLPLDAQFSLVSAPVLFHLEHDPSMYALLEKGKQTVEHIDYHKIHKIVIAGPALAKTKELQCKHTAAALTVLQHFPATDARQALENIILAMQDL; encoded by the exons ATGCAACGAGCTACCACGTTGATTATGCAACAGGTGCTGCGTCAAAGGATGCAGTGCCTCGTTTCCAATTCTCGATTACCAGTGGCAACTTtcactcatcatcatcagcagcagcagcatcgttaTACGGCTACGTCAACGGTGACGAGTAAACAAGCAACGCCACCACCGAGACACGACTGGAATCGTGCGGTCAGCGAGGCGGAGCGGATTGTTGGCTATCCCACCTCGTTCCTCAGTTTACGCTGGTTACTCAGCGATGAGATTGCCAATGTGGCGCTGCACTTGCGCAAGCTGGTGGGCAGTGCGCATCCGCTAATGAAGACTGCTAA GCACCTGCTGTACAATGGCAAGAACACAATGCAGGCCTGGGGACTGATTGTGCTGCTCGTGTCCAAGGCTGGCGGACATGCCGCCAACATTCCGGATGTGGAGCAGGACAAGAGCGCTGGCGTACTTCACTCGCAAAGAGCGCTGGCCGAGGTCACTGAAATGATTCGCATCTCCCACCTGGTGCACAAT AGCGTTGTCAACTTGCAATCGGGCACTCAGGCGGGACAGGACGGCACCACCTTTGACGACATGTCTTTTGGCAACAAAATTGGTCTGCTCACGGGCGACTATCTGCTGGGACACTCCAGTGCTGAGCTGGCCAATCTGCGTAACCAGGAAGTCGTGGAATTGATTTCCTCCGCTGTGCGCGACTTTTCCGAATCGGAATTCATTGGCGAACGCGACGAACAGAATAATCCGCTGCCCTTCAAACCGGGGACCTTCCAGCGTCCCTCGCTCGCCGTTGGCGTCGATTTCAACGAACACGACGTACTCACTCCTATGCCCATTGGCCAGGTGATGGGCAATCCGGAGCAGGAGTGGGAGTGTCGCAATATCCTGAATGCCGGCAGTCTGCTCGGCAAATCCTGTCAGGCATCCCTTAAGTTGGCCCAACAGAGTGAAGAGATGCAACGTCATGCCTATCGCTTTGGCAAGCATCTCGCACTCGCCTGGCAAGCCTGCTTGGATGCTGAAATCTTTCAAACTCCCACCTTACCACTGGACGCACAGTTTAGTTTAGTGAGTGCCCCAGTGCTGTTCCATTTGGAGCACGACCCAAGCATGTATGCGCTGTTGGAGAAGGGCAAGCAGACAGTGGAGCACATTGACTATCACAAGATACACAAGATCGTTATAGCCGGCCCAGCGTTAGCCAAGACTAAGGAACTGCAGTGCAAGCACACGGCAGCGGCGCTCACAGTGCTGCAACACTTCCCGGCGACGGATGCACGACAGGCGCTGGAGAACATCATACTGGCGATGCAGGATTTGTGA